The following are encoded together in the Nocardioides okcheonensis genome:
- a CDS encoding cupin domain-containing protein, which yields MRVLDLADLPHRPVEAHGSRGFAVGAFGLGADTHLVAVSLTPGGTIGRHPALGRQLLVVLTGEAEVAGAEGVVRRLSAGQAAVWEPGEQHETRSPGGMTAVIVEGDLDIGAPGEQVDPGDT from the coding sequence GTGCGGGTCCTCGACCTCGCCGACCTGCCGCACCGGCCGGTCGAGGCGCACGGCAGCCGGGGGTTCGCCGTCGGCGCGTTCGGCCTCGGGGCCGACACCCACCTGGTCGCGGTGTCGCTCACGCCCGGCGGCACGATCGGCCGCCACCCGGCGCTCGGGCGGCAGCTGCTCGTGGTGCTGACCGGTGAGGCCGAGGTGGCGGGCGCCGAGGGCGTCGTGCGCCGGCTGTCGGCGGGGCAGGCCGCCGTCTGGGAGCCGGGCGAGCAGCACGAGACCCGGTCGCCGGGCGGGATGACCGCCGTCATCGTCGAGGGAGACCTCGACATCGGCGCCCCCGGCGAGCAGGTCGACCCCGGCGACACCTGA
- a CDS encoding class I SAM-dependent methyltransferase, with the protein MSWTVVYDALAATYDAGTAGTWQANRHVAEVLRPQALRPARVLDLGAGTGQTAAMLRALYPDAALTLVDPSAAMLALAPEKVPGARTFVADAESFLRDTDGSWDLVAAVGFLELVPDLDRVLGLAAARVAPGGHLVVSHEPLLDDGSVQSRPVSVVGGAQHVHRRPRTHVEDVARSCGLLRTASLEAPAFVRSGEGEGDAVYEYVLWHRPAAPAP; encoded by the coding sequence GTGAGCTGGACCGTCGTCTACGACGCGCTCGCCGCGACCTACGACGCGGGCACCGCGGGCACCTGGCAGGCCAACCGGCACGTCGCGGAGGTGCTGCGACCGCAGGCGCTGCGCCCCGCACGGGTCCTCGACCTCGGCGCGGGCACAGGCCAGACCGCCGCGATGCTCCGCGCGCTCTACCCCGACGCGGCGCTCACCCTCGTCGACCCCTCGGCCGCGATGCTGGCGCTGGCACCGGAGAAGGTGCCGGGTGCGCGGACCTTCGTCGCCGACGCCGAGAGCTTCCTGCGCGACACCGACGGGTCGTGGGACCTCGTCGCCGCCGTCGGGTTCCTCGAGCTGGTGCCCGACCTCGACCGGGTGCTGGGCCTGGCCGCCGCGCGCGTCGCTCCGGGCGGGCACCTCGTGGTGAGCCACGAGCCGCTGCTCGACGACGGGTCGGTCCAGTCGCGCCCGGTGAGCGTGGTCGGTGGGGCGCAGCACGTACACCGTCGTCCGCGGACCCACGTCGAGGACGTGGCCCGCTCGTGCGGGCTCCTGCGCACCGCCTCGCTCGAGGCGCCCGCCTTCGTGCGGAGCGGCGAGGGCGAGGGCGACGCCGTCTACGAGTACGTCCTGTGGCACCGCCCGGCGGCACCGGCCCCCTGA
- a CDS encoding Mur ligase family protein: MTSLVELRILEGPNLYFPRAAVKLTLDVSVISEASDEAALRFARRIGLRTTRPGAPGSGFRQRFALRAVERLVRAIAGEAGTQRLAVRVRPTSDPQVLVVAFPWRSRGRARALGEAVARALDALPAPDLDAAVSAAAAEVAAAEPGERPTTITPRIPVVAVTGTNGKTTTSRMVAHIARTSGLVVGWSNTDGIYRDGVLVEGGDYSGPSGAGRALGLPGVQLAVTETARGGILLKGIGITRNDVSVVTNVTADHLGLQGIDTVDQLAEVKSVVPRITRRDGWAVLNGDDPRVLAMRQVVSAQPWIFSRDPDSPAVREALGHGGRATTVIDGWLTVLVPGADPDPLVELVDVPMTLAGLSRFNIENALAAASAALALGLEREHVVEGLRSFRPDAEHNPGRMNFFSLPAPDGDSVSVVMDLAHNEAGLEALLEIMGGVRRPGARLLLGLGAVGDRTDELIDALGEIGAKGSDVVAIGHKAHYLRGRTMDEIDALLRAGAARVGVTDIDTYETEVECLAALVARAEPGDVVGLMCHAERQEAYDWIAAQGGTADSPETLADKVRAASG, translated from the coding sequence GTGACCTCACTCGTCGAGCTGCGGATCCTCGAAGGCCCGAACCTCTACTTCCCCCGCGCCGCGGTCAAGCTGACGCTCGACGTGTCCGTGATCAGCGAGGCGAGCGACGAGGCGGCGCTGCGGTTCGCGCGGCGCATCGGCCTGCGCACCACACGTCCGGGAGCCCCGGGATCGGGCTTCCGGCAGCGGTTCGCGCTGCGCGCGGTCGAGCGGCTCGTGCGCGCGATCGCCGGCGAGGCCGGCACCCAGCGCCTGGCCGTCCGGGTGCGGCCGACGTCCGACCCGCAGGTCCTCGTGGTCGCGTTCCCGTGGCGGAGCCGGGGACGCGCGCGGGCGCTCGGCGAGGCGGTGGCGCGCGCGCTCGACGCGCTGCCGGCGCCGGACCTCGACGCCGCCGTCAGCGCGGCCGCCGCCGAGGTCGCCGCGGCCGAGCCGGGGGAGCGGCCGACCACGATCACGCCTCGCATCCCGGTCGTGGCGGTCACCGGCACCAACGGCAAGACCACCACCAGCCGGATGGTCGCCCACATCGCCCGCACCAGCGGCCTGGTCGTCGGCTGGTCCAACACCGACGGCATCTACCGCGACGGCGTGCTCGTGGAGGGCGGTGACTACTCCGGTCCGTCCGGCGCCGGGCGCGCGCTGGGCCTGCCGGGCGTCCAGCTCGCGGTGACCGAGACCGCCCGCGGCGGCATCCTGCTCAAGGGCATCGGGATCACCCGCAACGACGTCTCGGTCGTCACCAACGTCACCGCCGACCACCTCGGCCTGCAGGGCATCGACACCGTCGATCAGCTCGCCGAGGTGAAGTCCGTGGTCCCGCGGATCACCCGCCGCGACGGCTGGGCGGTGCTCAACGGCGACGACCCGCGGGTGCTGGCGATGCGCCAGGTGGTGTCCGCCCAGCCGTGGATCTTCAGCCGTGACCCCGACTCGCCGGCGGTCCGCGAGGCGCTCGGGCACGGCGGCCGCGCCACGACCGTGATCGACGGGTGGCTCACCGTCCTGGTCCCCGGCGCCGACCCCGACCCGCTCGTCGAGCTCGTCGACGTCCCGATGACGCTGGCGGGGCTGTCCCGGTTCAACATCGAGAACGCCCTCGCGGCCGCCTCCGCGGCGCTGGCGCTCGGCCTGGAGCGGGAGCACGTCGTCGAGGGCCTGAGGTCGTTCCGCCCCGACGCCGAGCACAACCCGGGCCGGATGAACTTCTTCTCCCTGCCCGCCCCCGACGGCGACAGCGTGTCCGTCGTGATGGACCTCGCCCACAACGAGGCCGGGCTCGAGGCGCTGCTCGAGATCATGGGAGGCGTACGCCGTCCCGGCGCGCGGCTGCTGCTCGGCCTCGGCGCGGTCGGGGACCGCACCGACGAGCTGATCGACGCGCTCGGCGAGATCGGCGCCAAGGGGAGCGACGTGGTCGCGATCGGGCACAAGGCCCACTACCTCCGCGGCCGCACCATGGACGAGATCGACGCGCTGCTGCGCGCCGGCGCGGCCCGGGTCGGCGTCACCGACATCGACACCTACGAGACCGAGGTCGAGTGCCTGGCGGCGCTGGTGGCGCGCGCCGAGCCCGGCGACGTCGTCGGGCTGATGTGCCACGCCGAGCGCCAGGAGGCGTACGACTGGATCGCGGCCCAGGGCGGGACGGCCGACAGCCCGGAGACGCTGGCCGACAAGGTGAGGGCAGCAAGCGGGTGA
- the fabI gene encoding enoyl-ACP reductase FabI, translating into MGILDGKRILVAGVTMDSSIGFATARVAQEQGATVLISNFGRALGITKRIAKRLPQEAPVLELDVTDQAHLDGLADQVREHVDGLDGVVHSIAYGNPETLLGGKFMSGPWEDVAQAVQVSAYSLKSLAVATRPLMQRGGSIVGLTFDATTAWPAYDWMGVAKAALENTSRYVARDLGPEGIRCNLVSAGPLKTLAAKAIPGFEDLESAWKDRAPLGWDEADHTPTAQAVCALLSDFFPATTGEIVHVDGGFHAMGL; encoded by the coding sequence ATGGGAATCCTCGACGGCAAGCGCATCCTGGTCGCCGGCGTGACGATGGACAGCTCGATCGGCTTCGCCACGGCGCGGGTCGCGCAGGAGCAGGGCGCGACCGTGCTGATCTCCAACTTCGGCCGTGCGCTCGGCATCACCAAGCGGATCGCCAAGCGGCTCCCGCAGGAGGCGCCGGTCCTCGAGCTCGACGTCACCGACCAGGCCCACCTCGACGGCCTCGCCGACCAGGTCCGTGAGCACGTCGACGGCCTCGACGGCGTCGTGCACTCCATCGCCTACGGCAACCCCGAGACGCTGCTCGGCGGCAAGTTCATGAGCGGCCCGTGGGAGGACGTCGCGCAGGCCGTGCAGGTCTCGGCGTACTCGCTGAAGTCGCTGGCGGTCGCCACCCGTCCGCTGATGCAGCGTGGCGGCTCGATCGTCGGGCTCACCTTCGACGCGACGACCGCGTGGCCCGCCTACGACTGGATGGGCGTGGCGAAGGCCGCTCTCGAGAACACCTCGCGCTACGTCGCCCGCGACCTCGGTCCCGAGGGCATCCGGTGCAACCTGGTGTCGGCCGGTCCGCTCAAGACCCTCGCCGCCAAGGCGATCCCGGGCTTCGAGGACCTCGAGTCGGCCTGGAAGGACCGGGCCCCGCTGGGCTGGGACGAGGCCGACCACACCCCGACCGCCCAGGCCGTGTGCGCGCTGCTGAGCGACTTCTTCCCGGCCACCACCGGCGAGATCGTGCACGTCGACGGCGGCTTCCACGCCATGGGGCTGTAG
- the fabG gene encoding 3-oxoacyl-[acyl-carrier-protein] reductase, which yields MPAASTPRSVLVTGGNRGIGRAIAEAFLAQGDKVAVTTRNGGAPEGALDVRCDITDPEAVEAAFAQVEEAHGPVEVLVANAGITKDTLLLRMSEDDWSSVIDTNLTGTFRLAKRASKGMLRQRRGRIILISSVVGLLGSAGQVNYAASKAGLVGLARSLARELGSRSITTNVVAPGFVETDMTEVLTDDQKAAIKAQVPLGRYASPAEVASAVTWLASDGAAYVTGAVIPVDGGLGMGH from the coding sequence ATGCCTGCCGCCAGCACCCCACGCTCCGTCCTCGTGACCGGAGGCAACCGCGGCATCGGCCGCGCGATCGCCGAGGCGTTCCTCGCCCAGGGCGACAAGGTCGCCGTCACGACCCGCAACGGCGGGGCGCCCGAGGGTGCGCTCGACGTGCGCTGCGACATCACCGACCCCGAGGCGGTCGAGGCCGCGTTCGCCCAGGTCGAGGAGGCGCACGGGCCGGTGGAGGTGCTGGTCGCCAACGCCGGCATCACCAAGGACACCCTGCTGCTGCGGATGAGCGAGGACGACTGGTCCTCGGTCATCGACACCAACCTCACCGGCACGTTCCGGCTGGCCAAGCGGGCCTCGAAGGGCATGCTGCGCCAGCGTCGGGGCCGGATCATCCTGATCTCCTCCGTCGTCGGGCTGCTCGGCTCGGCCGGCCAGGTCAACTACGCCGCCTCCAAGGCCGGCCTCGTCGGGCTCGCCCGCTCGCTGGCGCGCGAGCTCGGCAGCCGGTCGATCACGACCAACGTGGTCGCCCCGGGCTTCGTGGAGACCGACATGACCGAGGTGCTCACCGACGACCAGAAGGCCGCGATCAAGGCCCAGGTGCCGCTCGGTCGGTACGCCTCGCCGGCCGAGGTCGCCTCCGCCGTCACCTGGCTGGCCTCCGACGGCGCCGCCTACGTCACCGGGGCGGTCATCCCCGTCGACGGCGGCCTCGGCATGGGCCACTGA
- a CDS encoding dodecin: MSNRTYRVTEIVGTSPDGIDQAIRNGIERAGQTLRHIDWFEVTQVRGQAKDGAVEHFQVGMKVGFRLEDE; encoded by the coding sequence ATGTCCAACCGCACCTACCGCGTCACCGAGATCGTCGGCACCTCGCCGGACGGGATCGACCAGGCCATCCGCAACGGGATCGAGCGCGCGGGCCAGACCCTGCGCCACATCGACTGGTTCGAGGTCACCCAGGTCCGCGGCCAGGCCAAGGACGGCGCGGTCGAGCACTTCCAGGTCGGCATGAAGGTCGGCTTCCGCCTCGAGGACGAGTGA
- a CDS encoding DUF3099 domain-containing protein — MAKPDAVRITTARSSAAADMKSRQRRYAISMSIRTVCFVAAVFVGDGLLRWVLVGAAVFLPFLAVVIGNASDTRNDGFALPDAPYAHELKANETKD; from the coding sequence ATGGCCAAGCCCGACGCGGTACGCATCACGACGGCCCGCAGCAGCGCTGCCGCCGACATGAAGTCACGGCAACGCCGCTACGCCATCTCGATGTCGATCCGCACCGTGTGCTTCGTGGCCGCGGTGTTCGTCGGCGACGGCCTGCTGCGCTGGGTGCTGGTGGGCGCCGCGGTCTTCCTTCCGTTCCTCGCCGTGGTGATCGGGAACGCATCGGACACCCGCAACGACGGATTCGCACTGCCGGACGCCCCGTACGCCCATGAACTGAAGGCGAACGAGACGAAAGACTGA
- a CDS encoding acetone carboxylase: MELDRDTCSAKGCQADAVWALLWNNPKIHTPERRKAWLACDEHRASLSDFLGARGFLRDVEPHVPA; encoded by the coding sequence GTGGAGCTCGACCGCGACACCTGCTCGGCCAAGGGCTGCCAGGCCGACGCCGTCTGGGCGCTGCTGTGGAACAACCCGAAGATCCACACCCCCGAGCGGCGCAAGGCCTGGCTCGCGTGCGACGAGCACCGCGCGTCGCTGTCGGACTTCCTCGGCGCGCGCGGGTTCCTGCGCGACGTCGAGCCGCACGTGCCGGCCTGA
- the moaA gene encoding GTP 3',8-cyclase MoaA: MTTPLADRFGRVATDLRVSLTDRCNLRCNYCMPAEGLDWLPTEQTLTDDEVVRLVTIGVERLGITEVRFTGGEPLLRRGLVDIVARTHALGVETSLTTNALGLSRTAQALADAGLDRINASIDSVRPETFAAITRRDRLADVVAGLEAAKAAGLGPVKLNAVLLRGTNDDQAAELLRWSIDHGYELRFIEQMPLDAQHDWSRAAMVTADEIFEALTAEFDLTPHGEPRGSAPAELFDVDGGPATVGIIASVTRPFCGDCDRVRLTADGQVRNCLFAREESDLRTALRSGADDQEIAERWVIAMRGKRAGHGIDDETFLQPDRPMSAIGG; this comes from the coding sequence GTGACGACACCTCTCGCAGACCGCTTCGGCCGCGTGGCCACCGACCTGCGGGTCTCGCTGACCGACCGGTGCAACCTGCGCTGCAACTACTGCATGCCGGCGGAGGGCCTCGACTGGCTGCCGACCGAGCAGACGTTGACCGACGACGAGGTCGTCCGCCTCGTGACGATCGGCGTCGAGCGCCTCGGCATCACCGAGGTGCGGTTCACCGGCGGCGAGCCGCTGCTGCGGCGCGGCCTGGTCGACATCGTGGCGCGTACGCACGCCCTCGGCGTCGAGACGTCGCTGACCACCAACGCGCTCGGGCTCTCACGCACCGCGCAGGCGCTCGCCGACGCGGGGCTCGACCGGATCAACGCGAGCATCGACTCGGTGCGTCCCGAGACCTTCGCGGCGATCACCCGGCGCGACCGGCTCGCCGATGTCGTCGCGGGCCTCGAGGCGGCCAAGGCGGCCGGGCTCGGACCGGTGAAGCTCAACGCGGTGCTGCTGCGCGGCACCAACGACGACCAGGCCGCCGAGCTGCTCCGCTGGAGCATCGACCACGGCTACGAGCTGCGCTTCATCGAGCAGATGCCGCTCGACGCCCAGCACGACTGGAGCCGCGCGGCGATGGTGACCGCCGACGAGATCTTCGAGGCGCTGACCGCCGAGTTCGACCTGACCCCGCACGGCGAGCCGCGGGGCAGCGCCCCGGCCGAGCTGTTCGACGTCGACGGCGGACCGGCGACCGTCGGCATCATCGCGTCGGTCACGCGCCCGTTCTGCGGCGACTGCGACCGGGTCCGGCTCACCGCCGACGGCCAGGTCCGCAACTGCCTGTTCGCCCGCGAGGAGTCCGACCTCCGCACCGCGCTGCGCTCCGGCGCGGACGACCAGGAGATCGCCGAGCGCTGGGTGATCGCGATGCGCGGCAAGCGCGCCGGTCACGGCATCGACGACGAGACGTTCCTCCAGCCCGACCGCCCGATGTCCGCCATCGGGGGATGA